The Equus asinus isolate D_3611 breed Donkey chromosome 25, EquAss-T2T_v2, whole genome shotgun sequence genomic sequence CTGCCTGGCAGGAGACTGTAGTCATGAGGCTGGAAGGAAGGCAGGACTCAGAAGTCCCCAGGTGCCCTGAAATGGGCATCCATGATCTAAGAACACTCTGAACTCAAAGTCCTTCCCGGCCCTTCCAGTTCAACACAACTAGTCTTCcagcctctttcttttttcagattcCCAAAAACTAGAGCCATAAGAGACTTTAAAGCACATCCAATCCAATCTCTCcttttaaggatgaggaaactgaggcccaaggtcacacagtgagagaGTGGCAAAGCAAGGACCTGAACCTGGCCTCTCTTGATTTCAGTCCAGGGCTCTTCCCTGTAAATCCTACAGGGTTCTAAGCACCGTTCCCTTCCGggtttttctccatctgtgacCCCACCCTCACCTTCCCAACCTCTGCAGCCCTCAATTCCACCTTCTTACCCCAAATCCGTAAAGCTCGGTGCCCGCCCAAGGCACACCGCGGAGGGCATTCCTCCACGTGCTTCCCTCCAAAcctctcacccacccacccacccacccaaatCCTTCTTTCAACTCCATCCCGGGTTACGggaccccgcccccccccgctcCCTCCAAAATTGCACCCTCCTCCCTCGCCCACACCCCAGCCCTGCACCCGGGCCCCGCCCGCCCGGGAGGCCCCGCCTCTCGCTGTCCCCCCTTATCCCAGGCGGCTGCACTCAcgccccagcccctctcaccGGTAAAGCCGCTTAGTGTGGAGGACCTTTGCTTCGGGCTCGCTGCTCTCCCCTGTGGTGGGGCCTTGGCTCATGGTGCCCAAGTCCGGGGGCGGCTCCCGGTCACAGGCCCCCGCCACCCACCACTGCCGCCACCACTGCTGTCTCCGGCCGTAGCCGCAGCCGCCACCGGCGCCGGCCCTGCTCGGCCGCCATCGCTGTGAGGCGGCTGCCCGCGACAGCTCCTCCTCCGCCAGCCAAATCTCGCGATAGCAGATGCACAGTTGCAGGCCAGTGGTCGGCTGCTACCAAATCTCGCGAAACTAGTTTTCCCTCCCGGGAAGTTGCCAGAACTAACTCTGGGCAGCATGGCCTCTTTCCGGCTTCTCCGAGCACTTGCgaaaaactttattgacaaagcTGCCAGCGAACGGACAGTGGACTCAGTGAGAGGGCTGAAGCTGAGCTGGATCGGCGCAGATGGGCTCACAGCTAGGAGCGTGACTTTGCTTTGTCATACATTGGTCATTTGGTCCATCCTTCTGCCCCTTTACCCCTCCTTCCATTTGAGCCAAGCGTCTTTCAGATAACTGGTTAGAGAGATTCCAGTTCTCCCCTTATTCCATtatttaaacaaacagaaaaatgagtaTGTGAAAATTTCCTTGGAAAGGACCGAGCATAACTTAAGGGCAAGACCCTCCAAGACACGACTCTTGTACAAGCACCTGAGCCCTCAGCTCTCCCACCCCCAAAGATTTCCGCTTGCATATCCATCTCTCGCCAgtccagcaaacatttattgaacacctgctgtcTTCCAGTCACACTGCTGGGTTCTGAAGACACAGAGATGAGCAATCCAGACACTGTCCTTGCCCTCACAAGCTCAAAAGGCTTTAGAGATAAGGTCCCACAGGAATGAGAAGCCACTCCCTCACGTTTCTGCCCCCTGGTTCTCCCATTGGAAAGATCACCCTGGATTCCTATTGCTTTCTTAATCTTAAACCTAAGCTAAAAGGCaaggggttggggttgggggtggggcccGTGTTCATGTTAAAATGGGAACATAAATCCCCCTGCCACCACTACGCTTCTGGTTCCAGCCACcgaccttctttctgttcctgacACAGCCTAAGGCTTTCCCACTCGTTGGCCTTTCacttgctgttcctctgcctagaacactcaTACTCCTGATTTCCcatcaggtctcagctcaaatgtcaccttggcAAAGAGGTTTTTCCCTACTGAAATTGTCTTATTGATTTAGTTGCTAGGCTTCTTTATCATGTTACCCCAATAGAACaagctccttaagggcagacACCTTGACTGTCATCTTGTTCTCTCCTGTGTGCCTAGAAGAGAGCCTGGCTaataatagatgttcaataaatattgaacgACTAAGTGTAGAAATTCCACCTCTTTTCTGGGTATCCTAACCTATGCCAAGCATCCTTTGATCCACAGACCCACTCTTCCCCCTCTGCTTTCCTGAGCTGGGAGCTCCTACACATCCCATGTGCCTAGAACACACACTTACCTCTATGCCCAGCTGCACCCCCCTTTCAGAAAGGATGATGTCCTGCCCTTATGCTTTTTCTGTCGGCCGATTCAGCAGGGCGGAGCCTGCCCCTTTAATCTGGGCCCCACCTGCTCTGGTCAGACAGGTTTGGAGACACAGGTAAAGGGAGGGACACTGAGAGGAATACTTGCAGAGCCAGCAGGGAGCTGAGCAGCTCCTTCCCGGACACTGGGgaccctctgcctctctccagaTGGAAACTAAGAGGGTGTCATGGGTCCAAATGGCAAGAGGTAGGAGGCCCTTGAGATGGTAGAGGGAGGGGAATCAACCCCATCCAGAAGCAGTGAGatggaggatgggagggaggggagaaagacaCGAGACAAGCCATGGGAAACAGCCGTGATTAGACCTAGAAGTCAAATTGGACAGACCCAGGCCCTCCGGGGATGGGCAAGGTGGGCTAGTGAGGAGTTTGGAAACTGACTAAGTACTCaggtgggagaagaaaagaataaggtGCACTGCAACTGCCAGCTCCTTGGGACAGATCTGTTGGCAAATCACTGGTATCATTTGCCAGGAGAGTCCCAAGAAGGGATCTGCAGGGAGAACGGGAGGTTTGAAGGTGAAGGGGGCAGCTTCTCTGTCCACAAGAAGATCCTTAGTGGGAAGGAAGCTCTTGGCAAAATTCTAAACACCTCCTCTTCTTCCCGTTCCTGAATTAGGGTGGCCATGATGACCCCAGGGGTTTTGGTGGAGGGGGATAGAAGGCGTGGGTGGGGGCGGCTGAAGCCACAGCTGCCAGGGACTGTGCCCCTTGACTCACCCTTTCTGCTGGATGGCATTTGATGTCGAAAGGGTGCCTCCATTTCAGCTGCtcacttccctcccacctccctctgttTCAACACCTTCCTCCATACCATGTTCTCCCCAAGGTCCCAGAAGGGGCTAAAGCCCATGAGACCAGCTGCCCTGGAGCGTTCCAGTTCTAGCAACCCAACCCAAGGGCCAGAGGACAGGAGCTTCTGACAGAgctttcctctgctctctccagGGTGACATGACCTCACGGTAGCCCCCAGAAGTGAGGCCCCAGGATGACAGAACCTGAGACCCTGCCCCTGCTGGAAGTGAAGGGGCCCGAGGCCCCAGAGAAGAGCCCACCCCAGGTCTTGATCCCCAATGGCGGGCAGCCAGAAGGGGAAGGCGGGGCTGAGTCCCCCGGAGCTGAGTCCTCTGGACTAGGGTCTTCAGCTGGGTCTCCCACAGCCGGAGAGGGGACTGAGGATGGTCTAGATAGCACAGTAAGTGAGGCTGCCACCTTGCCCTGGGGGACTGGCCCCCAGCCCAGTGCCCCATTCCCAGATCCCCCTGGCTGGCGGGACATTGAGCCTGAGCCCCTTGAGTCAGAGCCACCCACCAAGCTAGAGGAGTTGCCTGAAGATGATGCCAGCCTGCTTCCTGAGAAGGCAGCCCGGGCCTTTGTGCCCATCGACCTACAGTGCATTGAGCGGCGGCCCCAGGAGGACCTTGTTGTGTGCTGTGAGGCGGGCGAGGGTGAGCGCCACCAGACCTTCCTGCCCCCCCGGGCCACCCACCCTGAGCCCTCAGAGCGCAAGTGGGCTGAGGCAGTGGTGAGGCCGCCTGGCCGCTCCTGTGGGGGCTGTGGGAGCTGTGGGGGCCGAGAGGGGCTGAGGGCCGTGGCCTCAGTGGGAGCTGCCCTCATCCTCTTCCCCTGCCTGCTCTATGGGGCATATGCCTTCCTGCCCTTCGATGCCCCACGGCTGCCTACCATGAGTTCCCGCCTCGTCTACACGCTCCGCTGCGGGGTCTTTGCCACCTTCCCCATCATACTGGGTGAGCCTGGGCCCTGTGAGAAGGAAGGGGGTATCTAGGAACTGGACTTGAGGGCAGGGTTTGCCTGGCTTGGGGAGCAGGAGAGTTTCCCTTCACTTGGCCTGGCCCCCTTAGGGCCTCCCACACCCTGCCACCCTGTGCACCCATCTCCTCCCAGGACCACCTCAGCCCCACTGTGTAGGGTGCATGCCCGTGAGCTCTCCACTACAAACCCTGCCCCCAGCTTCCTGCCTACTGTTCCTCTTCTGACTTATGTGTTCTCCAACCCCACCCAGGGCTCCTGGTGTACGGGCTGAGCCTGTTGTGCTTTTCTGCCCTACGGCCCTTTGGGGAGCCACGGCGGGAGGTAGAGATCCACCGGCAATACGTGGCCCAGTCGGTCCAGCTCTTCATCCTCTACTTCTTCAATCTGGCCGTCCTTTCCACCTACCTGCCCCAAGAGACCCTCAAACTGCTTCCTCTGCTCACTGGTCTCTTTGCCATCTCCCGGTGagttggggctgggggtggggcacaggggAGGTGGTGGTGCTAGAGGGACCCAGGCATCTGAATGTCTGGAGAGCCAGGAACAAGGAATTTTCTGGATTCTGCACCAACCTAAATGTGCGCCCTGGAGAGCTGAATCTATTTTCTCCCTTGCACCTTACCTCACCTGGTAGCAGGTGATCAGCTCCTATGTCTTCCCAAAGGAAGTTGATTTCAGAGACACATCTACCAACCTAGAACTGGAAGGGCTTTCAGGTGCACGTAGACCAACCTCCACCCATTGCAGCCACTGCTCTGTGGCACTCTCATCAGGTGGCCATTGGCCTCTAGTTGAACACCTCCTGTGACCAGGTGCTCAATTCTTTATAAGGCAgtctgtttcatttttcaaaggTCCTATTAGAAAGTTCTGTATATCATGCTAAAAACTGCTGCCCTGACTCTGACCTCTGGAATTGCCTAGGACAAATTCAGATATTTGACAACAGCTCTCAATTCCCCCACTCCAACACACTGCTCCTCTAGTGTTTACTTTCCTAAGTGGTCCTGGTCCCTTTACTGTCCTGGGTTGATTCCTCTAGGAAGGAAATTCTCCTGCTTGTCAATGGTGCGGGGGAACCTGGTCAAGGGTATTGTCTTTCTGTTCATACAAACCAAGGCCACATTAGCTCTCGTGGCAGCCTCATTACTCTCCTTTCATTTAGAATTTACAGTCACTAGAAATCCTTAGgagttttttttctcctttttttttttgaggaagat encodes the following:
- the TMEM79 gene encoding transmembrane protein 79 isoform X3 — translated: MTEPETLPLLEVKGPEAPEKSPPQVLIPNGGQPEGEGGAESPGAESSGLGSSAGSPTAGEGTEDGLDSTVSEAATLPWGTGPQPSAPFPDPPGWRDIEPEPLESEPPTKLEELPEDDASLLPEKAARAFVPIDLQCIERRPQEDLVVCCEAGEGERHQTFLPPRATHPEPSERKWAEAVVRPPGRSCGGCGSCGGREGLRAVASVGAALILFPCLLYGAYAFLPFDAPRLPTMSSRLVYTLRCGVFATFPIILGLLVYGLSLLCFSALRPFGEPRREVEIHRQYVAQSVQLFILYFFNLAVLSTYLPQETLKLLPLLTGLFAISRLVVICPTSLLTIMQPCIFSQ
- the TMEM79 gene encoding transmembrane protein 79 isoform X4; translated protein: MTEPETLPLLEVKGPEAPEKSPPQVLIPNGGQPEGEGGAESPGAESSGLGSSAGSPTAGEGTEDGLDSTVSEAATLPWGTGPQPSAPFPDPPGWRDIEPEPLESEPPTKLEELPEDDASLLPEKAARAFVPIDLQCIERRPQEDLVVCCEAGEGERHQTFLPPRATHPEPSERKWAEAVVRPPGRSCGGCGSCGGREGLRAVASVGAALILFPCLLYGAYAFLPFDAPRLPTMSSRLVYTLRCGVFATFPIILGLLVYGLSLLCFSALRPFGEPRREVEIHRQYVAQSVQLFILYFFNLAVLSTYLPQETLKLLPLLTGLFAISREEITTDWGKKSCSGQ
- the TMEM79 gene encoding transmembrane protein 79 isoform X2, which produces MTEPETLPLLEVKGPEAPEKSPPQVLIPNGGQPEGEGGAESPGAESSGLGSSAGSPTAGEGTEDGLDSTVSEAATLPWGTGPQPSAPFPDPPGWRDIEPEPLESEPPTKLEELPEDDASLLPEKAARAFVPIDLQCIERRPQEDLVVCCEAGEGERHQTFLPPRATHPEPSERKWAEAVVRPPGRSCGGCGSCGGREGLRAVASVGAALILFPCLLYGAYAFLPFDAPRLPTMSSRLVYTLRCGVFATFPIILGLLVYGLSLLCFSALRPFGEPRREVEIHRQYVAQSVQLFILYFFNLAVLSTYLPQETLKLLPLLTGLFAISRLIYWLTFAVGRSFRGFGYGLTFLPLLSMLMWNLYYMFVVEPERMLTAAESRLDYPDHARSASDYRPRPWG
- the TMEM79 gene encoding transmembrane protein 79 isoform X5, yielding MTEPETLPLLEVKGPEAPEKSPPQVLIPNGGQPEGEGGAESPGAESSGLGSSAGSPTAGEGTEDGLDSTVSEAATLPWGTGPQPSAPFPDPPGWRDIEPEPLESEPPTKLEELPEDDASLLPEKAARAFVPIDLQCIERRPQEDLVVCCEAGEGERHQTFLPPRATHPEPSERKWAEAVVRPPGRSCGGCGSCGGREGLRAVASVGAALILFPCLLYGAYAFLPFDAPRLPTMSSRLVYTLRCGVFATFPIILGLLVYGLSLLCFSALRPFGEPRREVEIHRQYVAQSVQLFILYFFNLAVLSTYLPQETLKLLPLLTGLFAISREEITTDWGKKSCSG
- the TMEM79 gene encoding transmembrane protein 79 isoform X1: MTEPETLPLLEVKGPEAPEKSPPQVLIPNGGQPEGEGGAESPGAESSGLGSSAGSPTAGEGTEDGLDSTVSEAATLPWGTGPQPSAPFPDPPGWRDIEPEPLESEPPTKLEELPEDDASLLPEKAARAFVPIDLQCIERRPQEDLVVCCEAGEGERHQTFLPPRATHPEPSERKWAEAVVRPPGRSCGGCGSCGGREGLRAVASVGAALILFPCLLYGAYAFLPFDAPRLPTMSSRLVYTLRCGVFATFPIILGLLVYGLSLLCFSALRPFGEPRREVEIHRQYVAQSVQLFILYFFNLAVLSTYLPQETLKLLPLLTGLFAISRVARPSCPGRLIYWLTFAVGRSFRGFGYGLTFLPLLSMLMWNLYYMFVVEPERMLTAAESRLDYPDHARSASDYRPRPWG